DNA sequence from the Rhizoctonia solani chromosome 14, complete sequence genome:
GATGGTGGGACATTGCGGCGAGATTCGGGTGAGCCGTATCGAGGGACGAGTCCGATGGGGGTGAAGGAAGGGGTATCGCTCGGTGTGGACGTTAGTCACTTGGCTCCCCCTGCAAGACCTGTTGGCTGAATTATCGATCGCGCCAACCGAGGGCCGGATGACTTTGGAGGCGGCGATAAGAGCAAGGAGAGTTCGCGCGATAGAGACAGAAGAGAGCCGTGATAGACAGAGATAACGAAACACAGCAGGAAGATACAGAGACGAGGGAGCAAGAGGTCCGAGAACAGCAATtaaaaagaagaaagaacACAACCGTCGGACAAGGTGCAAGTACCAGGCGGAGTACCCAAAGCTCCACCGAGCGTGTTTTCCTCGTCAGGAACGGAACGTTGATTAACTCTCCTAGGCCCGTACTGGATGAGGCGATCAGTTGGGACAGGCTGGATGCGCAGAGGGAGAGCAAGAAGCGAAAATGGTGGTATATGCCTTGATACCCCCCCCTTGATATAATGAGTGATACCCTTGCTGTATATTACCCTCCCGGCTATATATTATACCGCGATTGTACTTGTGATATTCCACTCTTACCTCCCTAAAAAGGAACAAATGACAAGACCCTGACGATCATCAGATATGCCACGCGAGCCCGTTATCCAAGCTGGCAAGTCATCCCATCCATCCACACAAAGGCTAACAATTTCTTTCGAGCTGCTCTCACCATCATACCCACCATATATAAACCATGACTCTGGACGTGACAAGCTTTATTGTTGAAAAGGGCGGAGACCCCGAGGTTATCAAGGAGAGCCAGCGGAAGAGGGGGGTTCGGTCGAGCTGGTCGATGAGGTGATTGCGATGTATAAACATTGGGTCGAGGGTGGGTTTTTTTTTCCCTTTTTATTTTGTGGGGGCGGTGTGTTGAATCGTGCGAGTTGGTAGCCCAGTTCGAGGCGAACCAGGTAAAGAAACAGGTCAACGCCGTTCAAAAGGAGATCACAGCGAAACGCAAGGTGTGATACTATTACTTTCAATTTAGCATATAGTCGATCTCATATTTGTCTAGGCCAAAGAGCCGTTTGATGAATTTTTAGAGCAAAAGAATAAACTCGAGGCGCAGGTTGCGGAGATGGAAAAGGCGGTGGACGAGGAAGAGCGAGTTATGCGCGCCAAGGCTGCGACGATTGGGAATCTAGTCAACAAGGGTGTCCCCATTAGCCAGACCGAGGTACTAGCGCTCCATCCACCATCCCATCGTTCCATAAACATTACTCATTATGCTATAAGGACGACAATAAAGTGCTCAAAACATGGCACCCCGATGGCCCCAACGCCCAAGTCGAAAAAAAGAGCGACATTCTGGCGCACCACGAAGTGATGATCCGGATCGGGGCATTCGACACGGAACGAGGCTCCAAAGTCGCCGGACACCGCGGGTTCTTCCTCACCGAGGACGGAGTGGACTTGAACCAGGCCTCATCAACTACGGACTCGATTTCCTGCGCAAGCGAGGGTACAAGAAGATTCAACCCCCGTTCTTCATGCGCAAGGACGCGATGGCCAAGACGGCGCAGCTGGACCAGTTTGACGAGGAGCTGTACAAGGTGTCTGGGGATGGAGAGGACAAGTACTTGATTGCGACGAGCGAGCAGCCTATTTCGGCGTTTCATTCGGACGAGCTGTTTGATCAGCCCGAGAAGCAACTGCCTATCAAGTTGAGCTTCTGTTTTGGGTTGTGTTTTGAGCTGAGGAATCGCTTATGGTATTTTTTCTTCCTGTTCTAGGTATGCTGGATACTCGACGTGTTTCCGAAAAGAAGCTGGTGCAGCCGGTCGAGACACATGGGGCATCTTCCGTGTACATCAGTTCGAAAAGGTCGAGCAGGTTCGTTTATTCCGTATTTAGCAATCAATTTACCACTGGCTCAATTAAATGTCTCGACGCGACCCTAACACAATGATTACCGATAGTTCTGCATCACGCAACCGGAGCATTCGTGGGAGATGTTCGAGCACATGGTCGAGAATGCGGAAGCGTTTTACCAGTCGTTGAAGATCCGTACCAGGTAGTGGCGATCGTGAGCGGGGCGCTGAATTTGGCGGCATCGCAAAAGTACGATTTGGAAGCTTGGTTCCCGTTCCAGGGGCATACAAGGAACTGGTTTCGTGTTCTAATTGCACGGATTATCGTGAGCGGGGTCGTTCTTCTCTTTGTCTTCTCGCGTGACTGATTCTGGATGGTGGATAATAGAGAGCCGAAGGTTGCGTATCCAATGCGGACAGAAACAAAAGGGTGACACACGCACAAACTGGGTGCACATGCTCAATGGAACGCTGTGCGCAACAGAACGTGCGTTGTGCTGTATTGTGGAGAACTACCAGAGTCCGGAAGTGGGTTCTCTTGTTTTCGATTGGTGGTGGTGCCGAGTATTGACAATGATGACATATTAGGGCCTGGTGATTCCCGAGGTGTTGCGTCCGTACATGCAAGGGCGCGAGTTGCTGCCGTATGTGAGGGAGCTGCCCAAGGGACTGCAGAGGAAAAAGGCGTAGAGATGTGTAGTTTAATTGATAGATGAATGGATATGGGGACAAGACCCTGAGGAATGCGCAAATCCGTGGGGGGATGACAAAGGCGGTGGGATGTTGCTGCGAATATGTGCAATATGCCTGTGCTGGACTCTTTTTCGGCTTGAACTGAGCGCAGGCCAAGTGGAAGTCCGAGGGCTGTTATCTGCATCTGCCAGCCGCTGCTTTGGACTGTACTGGCATCCGAGCACACTGGGACCAGACTGGCAGCTGGCTCGATTCCGCCAATTTGACGCCTTAAAATGCTGGTGATGCTGGCCATGGTCTGCCTGGGCCCCATCGGCCTCGGTAGCGCTCTGCCCGTGCACACACACCAGACGCGGCAGAACTCGGCCAACGGCAACGACCACTCGGCGAAAATCATTGCACGTGGCTCATTCCATATATTATACACTATGCTAATACTATGCTACTAGGCCCCCGTTGTTGTCGTCGCCGTCGTGTGCGTAATGCTCGTCGCGTTTGGGTGGTGGAAGCGCCGGAAACGGACGCGCGAGTTTATCCAACAACTCCAGACGACGGCCGCAACGACGAATAACAATAGCACTTCGGCAACGAATAACATTTCCAATTCCAATACGACGACCACGAATGCTGCTCCGACGACTGGTGCAGATGCCCCCGCACGTCCCCCGAGACGCCGACGCCGCCGACGACCGAGCCAGATATCGACCAAGAGTCTGCCGGCGTATAACGAACAGGCCGGAGACGAGGAGATTGTGCTCGTGAGGTATGTTGCTACCTCTATCTTGTCCCAGACTCGTATTTGACATTGTGTACTCTCAGACGGGCCGAGAACCAAAACGATTCGGACGATGACGACAGCAATGAACAGGACGATGAACCGCCCAATACTACTCGACAgccatcttcttcctcccgcgcACCTGACTCACGGCCCTTGCTCGACGATGATTCCAGTCCGGACATGCCGCGCGTATCGCTTGCCAGCAGTTCCCGCGCCCGGAGCCTCAACGAGCGTCACGAGAGATCCCATTCTCAGTCCCAAGAACCGAGTCAGCTGGGCCACGAGTCACTGGCCAATACCACCTTTGCTTCCTATCGCGGAAACCGAGCCTGAGCCTGAaccggagcaggagcagccagAGCCAGACCATACGCAGCGAGGACAACAGGCAACACGCTACGACGCTTCACCCATATGGCGATACTCCCACTTATGACGAGGCCATGTCCACCAGCCACGTCCATCTCCCTTCCACCGACACAGCCCATACCACCGAACCATCCACGAGCACAAACACCGACCTGGGCCAGCCCCGGCCGACGCAGACGCAACAGTCAGACCCAAACGCAAGTCCGTCTTCCGCCACCTCGGTCGATTCCACATCAACAGGCCGTCTGGTTCGAGTGCGGGCCATGGATCCGCTCCATCCGAGTCGGTCGAGATGACCGACACCTCTCCCCGGCCTTCGACATCCACCCACCGCCCCTCTGGATCTACATCCGCATTCACCCACCGCCCTTCGACGTCCCTCTCGGTAAACGCACACAAACCCTCGCCCTCGCTCTCGTCCCTCTCGCTCATCCTCACCCGCTCCCAGTCGCCCACCATGTCCCGCACATCCCTCAACATCTCCTCCCCATCCCCACCACCCTCGTGCGCACCGAGCTCTCGTACCCAAGAGCAGGCCCGACGCCCGAACAAATCCGTTTCCTCAGTTCGCGAGAGAGTCTTGGGAGGTTCGGAATGCCCTATGGAGAAGAAGCCATCGCTGCTGCCCGCTCGAGAGAGTACCTGCCGCCCATCTATCAGCCTAGGGTCGGCGAAGCGGGCGCGACGACCGGGGCTGACGAGAGTGGCGCAATTAGTGGCACTGGCGGTACTGGTGGGATTGCCGGGACCAATGAGATCACTCGAACCGGGTCGGGATCAGCAGGAGCAGCGCCTGGTTCAGACGACGATCCGACTGTCACGATCAGACGCGGTCCGATGATCTTGACGCCCGGTGAACTCGCCACGAGGCAGCACCGCTCGGGACTCGCCGTGTCGGCTCCTGCCGATCCCGATCCTACCGTTACCATCACCGTCACTGCTTCGGCGGACGACACCAAGGAGGCCGATGAGGACTATCACGAACCTGGACCTGGGACGACTGGGGttgggactgggactggaTTGGAACTGGAGGGGTTCGAGAAACTAGGTCTGGAGGAGATGGCCGAGATCGAGATCAAGATCGTGTTATGGGTATCCAAGAGGATACTATGGTTATCCAAGAAGAACCCATGGGCATATACGAAGAGGCTATGACTGTACAACCCAAACCCAGAGCCACACGGGACTATCCGACGACTGAACACCACCAGCACGATCTAGCCAATCAGGACAGCCGACGAGAATCAGTCTATACGACCCATTCATTCGTGACCGCCACCGAGGGCGAACGGGACAGTTCGCCGCCTACACCTACGCCTACACCCGGCCCTGGCTCTCGCGCTAATTCGGGTTCTGATTCGGTCTCTGGGttgggttcgggttcgggcaCGCTCGTTCGTCGCCCGATCCAGATCGAGGTTTCCACCCCGTCTGAAACCCAGACTCGACTTTCGACCGAAACCCAGACCCGGTCCTCGACTGAAACTCAAACCCagagccagagccagagCCGGACTACCCCTGCCGCGCGCAAACGGTGCTCATTCCAGAATCCAGCGAGGCCCTGCATCCAGAGTTGACCCTTGTTCCTGCGACGCCCATTGGCTGACCGGTTGTATCTACGAGCCTCGTCGCCCGCTCTTTCGTTTTCTAGGGGGTTTGATCTGTACAtgctctttttctttttctttttttgttCATTGGATTAGATTGGATCGGGACTTggtcttttttttcttgtctATTTCTCTTTCTATAGTATGTTTACAGCTTGCAATTGTATGCGTATGCTATGCGGCAATAATACTCGCTTTCAGCCCACGTAAGGGTAAGATCGCCGTTCTAGAGCTTGGATTTCATCCCATGATGCGCATGTATGAAATCCAAAATTTCGTGAGCTGTTAACAATTAGTTATTGTCATGAAACAAGGTCAAGGGGAGGGGGGTCTACGAACCAAGTGCTTCGGTGCTTCTTGAGGTATCTACAACAGAACAAAATGCGTTTATCCAGTTCTGGTCTTTGAAATTATTTTATTTATTAGGGAACGGACTCACCAGGTGGCCTGCGCCTTTGATTTGCGTGTTGCTTGAATTAGAAGGTCTGCGCCAGACTGTGTGCCTTGTCAAATCTGGTCCGCCCGTTCTGTTTCTCGCCGCATTAGAATAAACTCAACAAGCACGAGAAGAGGGGACTAACGCGTGAGCACTAGTCGAATCCATGATCCACCTCAACGGAATCCGTTCGTCCAGCGTCGGAAGCATCTCCCATACCTCACACGGCAATCGCGCATTCTCGCCAAACGTAACAGCTTCCTAAATCACTCATTGAATCAATCCAGCCTCTCTGCCTCATCAGACAGCGGGGGCTAATTAGAACACCCCCAATTTACCTGGTATCCTGAGCATTTCAATCTAACACCCTGTTCGTCTTGGTTTGTTCCGTATTGGGCATAATCGGCTAATACATCCGGGTGCCACGCTTGGAAGAACGGAGAATTCAAAAACCCGCCTTGAGCTGACTCACTAATTTGGAGAGGGCAGTTGGAGATGTGTCATGgaatagaaaaatcagggAAAGACGTACCGGTCAGGCCATTGTTCTCGGCGGATCAGCGCCCCTCGAGTTAGTGCGTCGATTCCAGGCCCGCGGAGTGCGTACGAAGGATAGATTACTGGGTCCAGGAGAATGATGGACGAAAAGAGCGAGGGAGAGTCGAGTACGGCTCGCGCGCTAATTTAGAGTTGATGAATCGATCGTTTTGGTTTTGTTATTTGAAGGGAGAAATGATGTGATGACTCACAGTGTGCATCCTCCGAATGAATGGCCAATTCCTACTATTTTGCGGTGCGGGAAGCCGCTTTTCAGCCGGGATTGGGTAGTTTGGTCCGGTACCCGCTCCAGATTCCGTACGAGCTGATTATTCTCGATTCTATCGGGGAGATAGTTGCCGAGAAAGTTGAGAATGTCTCGGGCGTGGTCGGACCACTCGACTGGAAAAGAAATTAATGCAAGGGATCCGGGTGGGAATAACCGAGCTTACATATTTCACCTAGATTCTCTTTATTCAGCAGTGCACTATCCCCATGGTTCACTGCGTCCAGAGCCCAGATTTCATCTATGCTCGCTTGGCCTTGAGGCGTCGACAAGAGGTATCGGAGGGTAGTTTCCCATATCTACGGCATACAACTTAGTACATACATACATACACTACCTGGGAAATGGAAGCTGTACCTCTTTATGAAATCCGGTGGCATGAGAAAGCATAACCGTCACGCCAGGACTATTGTTCGTGCGGTGTCTATTGGGGACATACCGGTTCGCAACCATCCACATTGTGGCATCGTTCACGGGAAACGACTTGTATCCTAAAGCAATATCCGACCTGAGTTGTGAAATCTCCTCAAACTTGGCGTCGGCAATCGCCTGTCGCTCCACCTTGCTCAACCCGGCGGGGGTAGCGAGCCGACTGCTGTGGCCCGGTGGCGGACTCTCCCGAGGTGCTGCGGCCTGAAAGACATGCGGCGTGCACGTCCAACCGGGTAGGAAAGCTCGGCTCGCATTGTTATTAGGGAGAGCAGGGGGCGGGGGGATCGAGCTTTGTTTGTTTGCGAGTGGAGTCAGAGTTCGGGGTATAGTGGTTCCTCGGGGTGCGGGGCTCGTTGGTGGAGGATAGTGCATGGTCGGAAGCCGTCTAGTTACTCGCATCAACTCCGTGTGTCGTCGTCAGGTTTGAGCTTGAGGATCATTATTTGAGACGCGGAAGAGCCCAGCCACGATGCCACGGCCGGTTCCGGTTCAGCTGTCGGACCGGACTGATGACTACAAGAACCATAGGTGCGCCACAGAACCCAGATGGAGTCATAAATAAGTTCCGAATTATCCAATCTAAACTACCATACAAACAAATATACAAACATTATAAGATAACTAACACAAGGATGAATGGGCAAACAGACAAACAGGGAGGCGATAAgacagacaaacagacagACAGACAGACAGACAGAGATAAGAATAAGACTATTATAACATCCAAAACTGCAAAGTTCCAAACAGAAGACCGAGTGGTGGTGAAGAGTCCCATTTTCGTGCCGGCGAAGTGTGTGAGAGAGAGGAGATTTTGCACCTTTTTTTAATTTATTTGGACCGTGGCACGGAGGTAGGGACCGACGAGATCCCATAGGCCAAGGCAGTCGTCGCCCTTGAGACGGCGTTCGAGGCGCTCGAGAGCCTCCCACCACCAACTGTGAGTGACCCTGACAGCATCCGCCGCGTCGGTGTCCCAAGTGGGCTTCTCCATCCAGGGCTTGTCAAGCACGTAGTGAACGCACTAGAGAACAAATGAATACCCAATAATCGAATTCCAATGACTCTCAGACACACCTTGACTTCGTCATCCCTCCACATACTGGGGTGAGTGAAACGCGAGGTCTTGAGGGCGTTGTAAATGTAAGGCAGCGGTTTCCACCGACCGGTGAAAAAGTCCGAGATCAGATCTTGGTCCGCAAATGCGTACTCTTGAATGCGCGGCGAAGTTTGGAGGAAAGTCCTGAGATTCAATAAACATTGAGCATTTTGCGCCCCGTGCTTAATTGCGGCGCATAAACTCACTGGATATCAGCGGCAAGTCTGGGCGTCGGAGTGCATACGACCAAGCCCGAATTGATGAGCCCATATGGGCGAGGCGACTCGGAGGTAATTTGGGGTGGTGAACTTAGGCAAATTGGATGACGCATCGGGGTATGAGCGCAATTCTCTGGCACCCTATTAAAAAATCAGACCGGAAATTAGTTGGAAACTCAAGAAACCTAGGAGGTGAGGGAGAGAGTATTTCAATGCGCACTCACCAATCGACAGGGTAATGCTTCAATTGGCGAGGGTTGCAAGCGCAAGCGTGTGCGCCAGCAATCCAGTCTTCACCAGGGAGCTCGATGTGCATCAGTTCGTCCATGTTCTTCCTGACGAGCATGTCTGCATCCAAAAGAACCACGCGCTAAAAGGGAAATCCAAGACATGTCAGTTTTTgaaggcgcatatatttcCTGACAAGATAATACCCACCTCGTACTCGTACAACTCGAACACGCTAAATGGAGCAAGCGGCGTTAGATCGATATCTAATCTCAGATTGTGCGGTGGCACTTACCGAAGCTTGGTCCACGCGTCGATGAAGCGCGAATCATGGGGATTGACGACCCACTTGCCGGGTTCGGGGCCCATGGCTTCAACCGGGCGTATCTAGAATAGCGCATGAGTTTATGCAGAAACTTCCTAATATGTACCCGGCTGGAGCTCACCTTGATTCCACGAAGACGAAGGATCTCCCGGGCCTCGTGTGGGACGGCAGGAGTGACCATAACGATAAGAGGATATGCGCTCGATACAGGCTTAGACGCGAGGGAGTCGTGCAAGACCAGGACACCGGGGAGGTAAGAGGGCTTGGTCAAGAGTGTCACAAAGGCGCTGTTGGGTCGGACGGGGTAGGCAGACATTATGTATTAGAATTAGGTGGTGAGAAAGGTAGATGATTAGGTTGCGCAAGAGGCGAGTGTGTTCAATGGAGATATAGAACTAAGAGTAGTAGATATGGGTGagcaagagagagagagtaCTCGGGAGCTGTGATGATCCAAGTCGGGACACGAGGCCCCAGCTTTATAGGTTGTGTGTTGACCTTGCGATTAATTTCACCCAGCAACATGGGCGACGAATCAGTAAGAAACCCCCCGCATTTGTTCAGGTGCAAGGGAGGCCTATGGTCAGCCGGCTGGCCATTGGTCCTGGCGCATCCACTGAATGAGGTTTGTGTACGAATACGCTCTTTCGGTAGGGGGCTACGGATTTTGCCTTCTTCTCAGGGATCACAGAGACTATGCGCAATACCAAAACAGCTCCAGGGCCCTAGTGACGACCGATCGAAACTGCCGCCAACCTATTTTGAACAACTCGATGCGATATGATTTAGATCGACATTGGTGGCTGTGTTCTGATATGGCAATTCCCGTTGTAACTGCAGTCGCCTCTTGGTGTGTGTCAGCCAGAAATCTTGTCGACACGCGCGCGATACATTGTCATCCGGGCGCTATAAACTCTGTAATTAAGACAATAACGGCAAGTCGAATGGCAGTGTCTTGAAGGGGAAATCATTCGGTTGACGGGCTAAACTTCACGAGCTAGTGGTTTCTCGGTGGAATGTCGTTATTTCGTACCCGCGACTTGAGCCTGGGAGCCCACATCTCGGAGAACCCTGTACTGTAATTCATGGAGTTCTGAAGCTTGTCGCAAGGGCGATCCCAAGCCTTGCATAATTTCCCACACACACAACCGGCTTATTTTGTCCAAGACAAATCCATTCCAGCACCCCTCTCTTCGTCTTCGGTGTTTATTCCTCTCGTCGGACAGGACAACCGCCGCGAAATTGTGGTTGTGACAAATTATGCTTACATGTATCGTTGTTAGTTTTACGCCCTCTCCCCCCACTCACTCGGCTGTAACAGACAAATGAAATAAGAAATAAAAAGTCAGAAACATATTTTGCACTTGGTAGCAACGGCATCGCCCGTACACCCTCTCCACCTCCCTCTCCTGAGATCAGCGAGGGTTAGCGACGAGCCACCAAATATACCCAAACAAACTAGATAGTGATGCGCAAGAAGTACAGATGCCATGTGGTTCCACGTGGACGGGAGAATCACATTGAGAGCGTCAAGGTACGATTGCAATTGGCAAGCCCCTGCCCTCCCCCTCACCTCCGCAATTTTGACCTAGTTCATCTGGAAGATCATGATCAATCCGGAAAATTTTTTGGGTAAGAGGTCTTGCAGGATTTCTTGTACGATCCGTATGTGTGCAACGAGGGTCGGGGTTTGAGACTCTATCGATTCACGAACGTGTGGTGTTATGTGGGGATTAGCTTCCTTATTCTATTCTGACCTTGCCCTATCTATGATTATTAATATTATGACGATATGCACCCCTATGTAGGTCATGATCGTCACATATACTTTGTCCGGCGGGCTCAACGGTTTCGGGGCCTTGTCGTATACACGTTAACCCTGATACCGTGCGCTGGAGGGCAGGGTGAGTTCGTGGCGTCTTGACTATTGGGACCTGGCCGACGAGTGCACCATGCAGGATGAAATGGCCGTCTCGGCGACGGGGAATCTCTTAGAACACTCAAGGGCCGTACCCAGAGAAGAGAGATATTCATATCATCGACCGTTGATTGCCATTATCAGCTGAAATTCCTGCGCCTGGATTTTAACTTTACGAGTTAGACAGACGGTGAACTTTTGCTTTGCGTGTCTACGTGGTAATCAGATCGTACGAACCTGAGGATCGTGGTGTTGCTATAAACCAAACCAAGCAAACAGAAAGAAGTTTGTCCAAGAAAAGGCTATAGTGGAAGTTGAGGTATTGTGAGCCCGATGCATTGTACCGCGCGAATTAGGGTCACCGAGCAGTCAATTATTACAGGCGATCAAAAAAGTCTTGCCGAAAATGTCTATCATCCTGACTACCGTTCCTCAGGGCAGAGACAATGTGGTAGATCAAGGATGTGTAGGATGATGATCATGATTTCGCGTGGACGAAGGACGGGCCTTACCGGGCAGACCAGGCGCTCGGCGGCTATCACAATGAACCAGCGATGATGATTATTGACACTTGACAGATGTTGAAGCCAAATAAGCTTTTTGTCACCACGCCACGGTGACTCCGATGGGATTTGAGGTGGCGCGATACTATTCTATGTTGGGACGAATATCATTTATGTGGGGTACCTACGAGCCTATTGTTTCAAAGAAGTTATGACATACGCGCCCTCAAACGTCCAGACCGGATAATTGATCGCTAAATATCAATGTTGAGGATACATAAATGTATGGGAAgacaaatatatattaatattcAAGGCTAAAGGTAATCAGACAAACGGGATTATCtggtaaaaaaaaaggggtacaggaccaaattgttgtaaatgactcacgtTTGACAACCCTTTAGGGTTGTTCAAGCCTCCACCGCGTGGTTTAGCGTTTATGGCGCACATGGCGAAGACCAGACAAGGCTAGTCGCGCCACGGCCCGCCCTTGGGTTACTAAAGCGTCAAACGTCGGTACCGGGCCGTGGTTGTTAGGCAAAAAGCGCGGATGTATCACGAGCTATCTATTTTGTGTGAGTGTGTGGCGCCGTGGTCGAGATGTAACAAGTCCAAGAAGCGAGATGAAGTTAGAGGCTGAAGGCCAAGCATTTGCAGGCGTAATTACTCTGAAATTATGACTAGTGTAGCCCTTGAATTTAGACAAAGGTAAGCGAATAGAGCGAGGGATGTGTAAGTGGGAGTGTATCTGACCTACAGATGAAGCCAAACGAGAGATAGCATCGCTACAATCGTCAGAGTTACCTCGGGCCGCGTGTCGATTGCAAGCCGAGGGGATGAGACATTACGAATGTAAcagtggtcattgtagtctAGTATGAAGTGTCAATAGAGGCATCGGGCCAAGGTCGATGATCGATTATTATGGTGGTAAATGACTTACTTAGTGCCCGTTACCCAATTATGCAAAGTCATCATGATCAGCCGGCCATGGGTGATTTGCGCGGGCCACTGCTGCAGCCAAATTGACTCGTTTCGCACCCTGTCCAGTCTCCATATGTCCCTCGTCTATCTAACACGCTGAGAATAGCATCGATGCGATAACAATGGCAATAACGATGTAGTATTATTAAAGAAAAATCAGCGGAAGGGACAGAAGGGATGTCGACGGGACTGGCGCTAGGACGGAGATGGTGGTCCAAACGTAAGGTGCCTCGCCACCAGTCTGCGCACGGTCCACTCGCCGGTGTCATCgacagcaacaacaaccagcaaCACCAACGTGAACTCGACTCTGACACAAATCACATAAATTAGAATATAATTATATTCTTTCGCTGCCTTGGACAAGCTGTGTTTGGCAACGTGACCCGGTCGATCGTTTGGTCAACGACGATTGTGATTGTGCACGATTGTCTGTGAGTTGTCCCTGATATCTGTTTCACTTATTATTATCATCTATTCATAAATATTCTATTCTGCCACTACTCTGCAGCCCTGGTATTCGCGTATCCAGCACGAGTGACGTATCAGGTTTTTGGTGTTTGAGAATGCTAACTGCCGAACTGGAGGTCAGTACTAGTGGGACTGGGACTATTATTATCCATCATTTCCCGTATCCATTTTCTGTATCCACCACTCTGACTCCCTGCTATTGCTGCCGGTTTCATCATGTCCGCGACTGACGCGTCTTGTATAGTCCCAACACCGCTGTTAATCGAGGATTTAATTGCATTTGTGTGATCATGAGCTGGAACCGACTAGACACCAATGGAGTAGGTCAGTAAGACAGACCAACACCGTGCGGTAAGGTCCAACTGATAATAGCACCAGAAACATATAATTCTCAAAATTCGACGAGCAAAACAACAGTAGATCCAAGACGCCACGCGCCGTCTGTCTTCAAACatcatactcatactctCACGCCCGGCGCTACTTGCCTTGCTCCTCCTCCGGACACATCCGCCTCCGCTCACCATGGCAATCTTTCTTGGCCGCCCCCCAGAGACCCAAGCCTACGGGACTATAAACTCATATATGATCCATCCACCAATGGGCGTCGCAGTGAGCACGGTAGAGAAGTCTTGTACCGGTACAATGGCCAGGTCGGTCCTGGAGAAGATCCAATCCGCGTCAGAGATCCGCGCAGGGACTTGAGCGAGCGTAACCGTGAGGGACGAGGAAAGGCCAGGCTGCGAACATCATTTTATTTGTTGGAGTACGAGGTATGTATAGTCTTTGATCGGCTGAGTAAACTGGCTTGACTTGCTTTGTCTAGTACGATGACAATTCGTATGGCCCACCGCCTCCCCCGCCACCTCGCGGCATATGTGTATCCGGTCTGAGCCCGTTTACAGCTGCCGGTTTCGTCAAGCGGCACTTTAGTTCATACGGCGCGATCGAAGAGTTTGTTTCTCAGGTCGACAAGGCCAATGGCTCATCCCTCGGCTTATTTTGGGTCAAGTATTCCGACCAAGACGAAGATGGTCACAAGGCAGCACAGCGTGCACTGCAGAATGAAGACGGCCGC
Encoded proteins:
- a CDS encoding threonyl-tRNA synthetase, with translation MRSKRLPRIDKATERGRAQVTRRRYQEDNPPRPKRTMFWRCGKSWDEEDTQMEERRNGDMPESECQWQDGTMVGHCGEIRFEANQVKKQVNAVQKEITAKRKAKEPFDEFLEQKNKLEAQVAEMEKAVDEEERVMRAKAATIGNLVNKGVPISQTEDDNKVLKTWHPDGPNAQVEKKSDILAHHEVMIRIGAFDTERGSKVAGHRGFFLTEDGRGYKKIQPPFFMRKDAMAKTAQLDQFDEELYKVSGDGEDKYLIATSEQPISAFHSDELFDQPEKQLPIKLSFCFGYAGYSTCFRKEAGAAGRDTWGIFRVHQFEKVEQFCITQPEHSWEMFEHMVENAEAFYQSLKILRFGSLVPVPGAYKELVSCSNCTDYQSRRLRIQCGQKQKGDTRTNWVHMLNGTLCATERALCCIVENYQSPEGLVIPEVLRPYMQGRELLPYAPVVVVAVVCVMLVAFGWWKRRKRTREFIQQLQTTAATTNNNSTSATNNISNSNTTTTNAAPTTGADAPARPPRRRRRRRPSQISTKSLPAYNEQAGDEEIVLVRRAENQNDSDDDDSNEQDDEPPNTTRQPSSSSRAPDSRPLLDDDSSPDMPRVSLASIPRTESAGPRVTGQYHLCFLSRKPSLSLNRSRSSQSQTIRSEDNRQHATTLHPYGDTPTYDEAMSTSHVHLPSTDTAHTTEPSTSTNTDLGQPRPTQTQQPSGSSAGHGSAPSESVEMTDTSPRPSTSTHRPSGSTSAFTHRPSTSLSVNAHKPSPSLSSLSLILTRSQSPTMSRTSLNISSPSPPPSSRESLGRFGMPYGEEAIAAARSREYLPPIYQPRVGEAGATTGADESGAISGTGGTGGIAGTNEITRTGSGSAGAAPGSDDDPTVTIRRGPMILTPGELATRQHRSGLAVSAPADPDPTVTITVTASADDTKEADEDYHEPGPGTTGVGTGTGLELEGFEKLEDTMVIQEEPMGIYEEAMTVQPKPRATRDYPTTEHHQHDLANQDSRRESVYTTHSFVTATEGERDSSPPTPTPTPGPGSRANSGSDSVSGLGSGSGTLVRRPIQIEVSTPSETQTRLSTETQTRSSTETQTQSQSQSRTTPAARKRCSFQNPARPCIQS
- a CDS encoding glycosyltransferase family 8 protein gives rise to the protein MSAYPVRPNSAFVTLLTKPSYLPGVLVLHDSLASKPVSSAYPLIVMVTPAVPHEAREILRLRGIKIRPVEAMGPEPGKWVVNPHDSRFIDAWTKLRVFELYEYERVVLLDADMLVRKNMDELMHIELPGEDWIAGAHACACNPRQLKHYPVDWVPENCAHTPMRHPICLSSPPQITSESPRPYGLINSGLVVCTPTPRLAADIQTFLQTSPRIQEYAFADQDLISDFFTGRWKPLPYIYNALKTSRFTHPSMWRDDEVKCVHYVLDKPWMEKPTWDTDAADAVRVTHSWWWEALERLERRLKGDDCLGLWDLVGPYLRATVQIN
- a CDS encoding alpha/beta hydrolase family protein, whose protein sequence is MHYPPPTSPAPRGTTIPRTLTPLANKQSSIPPPPALPNNNASRAFLPGWTCTPHVFQAAAPRESPPPGHSSRLATPAGLSKVERQAIADAKFEEISQLRSDIALGYKSFPVNDATMWMVANRYVPNRHRTNNSPGVTVMLSHATGFHKEIWETTLRYLLSTPQGQASIDEIWALDAVNHGDSALLNKENLGEIFEWSDHARDILNFLGNYLPDRIENNQLVRNLERVPDQTTQSRLKSGFPHRKIVGIGHSFGGCTLARAVLDSPSLFSSIILLDPVIYPSYALRGPGIDALTRGALIRREQWPDRESAQGGFLNSPFFQAWHPDVLADYAQYGTNQDEQGVRLKCSGYQEAVTFGENARLPCEVWEMLPTLDERIPLRWIMDSTSAHATGGPDLTRHTVWRRPSNSSNTQIKGAGHLNWINAFCSVVDTSRSTEALGS